A window from Malassezia japonica chromosome 1, complete sequence encodes these proteins:
- the ubc1 gene encoding E2 ubiquitin-conjugating enzyme (COG:O; EggNog:ENOG503NXRY) — protein MVDESPFHLIGTFPGPESSPFEKGLFQVDILVPEGYPFQPLKMRFISKVYHPNVSSQSGAICLDILKDQWTPIYTLKSTLLSLRSLLCSPEPNDPQDAEVAKHFLNDQASYEQTAREWTEKYAAPGASQETTSDKAHGLRDEDIARFIGMGFAREKVVDVLDRLDYRGERTQEITDDAVTGALLSE, from the exons ATGGTGGATG AATCGCCGTTCCACCTCATTGGCACGTTCCCCGGGCCCGAGAGCTCGCCGTTTGAAAAAGGGCTGTTCCAGGTG GACATTCTCGTGCCGGAAGGCTATCCATTCCAGCCGCTCAAGATGCGCTTCATTTCCAAGGTGTATCACCCCAACGTGTCGTCCCAGAGCGGCGCGATCTGCCTCGATATCCTCAAGG ATCAATGGACCCCGATCTACACGCTGAAATCGACGCTGCTCTCGCTGCGATCGCTGCTCTGCTCGCCGGAGCCAAATGACCCACAGGATGCAGAAGTGGCCAAACACTTCCTCAACGACCAGGCGTCCTACGAGCAGACTGCGCGGGAGTGGACGGAAAAGTACGCCGCccccggcgcgtcgcaggaGACGACCTCTGACAAGGCGCATGGACTGCGGGATGAGGATATTGCGCGCTTCATCGGCATG GGATTCGCACGCGAAAAGgtggtcgacgtgctcgaccgcctcgactACCGTGGCGAACGCACGCAAGAAAtcaccgacgacgcggtgaccggcgcgctgctgagcGAATAA
- a CDS encoding oxalate--CoA ligase (COG:I; TransMembrane:1 (o222-244i); EggNog:ENOG503NVCQ) — MSTLAASLFAPRDGYKPESVAIELPASSGTPATLSYTQLKAAVEHVQQQLASLDLPAGTTVSSSLINNAEFVAVFLATAEQGLVAAPLNPNYKESEVHFYLEDTKSQLLIVPSGTLADASNASEGALAAVAAAKSLNVRVVEVALDAANAAITLQDASGPLPTGTPRTASPEDTALVLHTSGTTGRPKAVPLTHTNLVTTMHNIQKTYALTSDDKTFLVMPLFHVHGLLCGLLATLLSGGAVVIPPRFSAKSFWEELVASKANWYTAVPTIHQIVLGLPRPEPMPKLRFVRSCSSSLSPSTFAALEEALQVPVLEAYAMTEAAHQMSSNPLPPAKRKPGTVGIGHGVEVKILNDKGEEQPAGVDGEVCVRGPNVTHGYVNNDKANRESFFRASFGHPAEVDGFLRTGDQGRKDEDGYLVLTGRIKELINRGGEKISPLEVDSALLAINGVKEAVSFAMPDEMYGEIVGAAVVLDDGAKLDQAAIQNELSEKLIKFKIPQKIWIADSIPKTATGKIQRRNVAAAFLSA; from the exons ATGAGTACGCTTGCCGCGAGTCTGTTTGCCCCCCGTGACGGCTACAAGCCGGAGAGCGTTGCGATCGAGCTCCCTGCGTCGAGTGGCACGCCTGCTACTCTCAGCTACACGCAGCTCAaggcggccgtcgagcatgtgcagcagcagctcgcgtcgctcgacctgCCGGCCGGCACGACGGTCAGCAGCAGCCTGATTAACAATGCCGAGTTTGTCGCCGTCTTCCTTGCGACCGCGGAGCAGGG CCttgtcgccgcgccgctgaaCCCCAACTACAAAGAGTCCGAGGTGCACTTTTACCTGGAGGACACCAAGTCGCAGCTGCTCATtgtgccgagcggcacgctggCAGACGCCTCCAACGCGTCGGaaggcgcgctcgcggccgtcgcggcggccaagTCGCTCAATGTGCGtgtcgtcgaggtcgcgctcgacgctgcCAACGCGGCCATCACGCTGCAGGATGCGAGCGGCCCGCTGCcgaccggcacgccgcgcaccgcctcgccggaGGACACGGCGCTGGTCCTGCACACCTCTGGCACGACCGGCCGTCCGAAGGCGGTGCCGCTGACGCACACGAACCTCGTTACGACGATGCACAACATCCAAAAGACGTACGCGCTGACGTCCGACGACAAGACCTTTTTGGTCATGCCGCTATTCCACGTGCACGGCCTGCTGTGCGGCCTCTTGGCGACGCTCTTGTCGGGCGGTGCGGTGGTGATCCCCCCTCGCTTTAGCGCCAAGTCCTTCTGGGAGGAGCTCGTGGCGTCCAAGGCAAACTGGTACACGGCCGTCCCGACGATCCACCAGatcgtgctcggcctgccgcGCCCTGAGCCGATGCCGAAGCTGCGCTTtgtgcgctcgtgctcctcgtcgctctctCCCTCGACGtttgccgcgctcgaggaggcgctccaggtgcctgtgctcgaggcgtacgccatgaccgaggccgcgcaccaGATGTCGTCGAACCCCCTTCCCCCTGCGAAGCGCAAGCCCGGCACTGTGGGCATCGGCCACGGGGTCGAGGTCAAGATCCTCAACGACAagggcgaggagcagccTGCCGGCGTGGACGGCGAGGTGTGTGTGCGTGGCCCCAACGTCACGCACGGCTACGTGAACAACGACAAGGCGAACCGCGAGAGCTTCTTCCGTGCTTCGTTCGGCCACcccgccgaggtcgacggattcctgcgcaccggcgaccAGGGCCgcaaggacgaggacgggTACCTGGTGCTCACCGGCCGCATCAAGGAGCTCATCAACCGTGGCGGCGAGAAGATCTCGCCCCTGGAAGTCGATagcgcgctcctcgcgatCAACGGCGTGAAGGAGGCCGTGTCGTTTGCGATGCCGGACGAGATGTACGGCGAGAttgtcggcgcggccgtcgtcctcgacgacggcgcgaaACTCGACCAGGCCGCGATCCAGAACGAGCTCTCAGAGAAGCTGATCAAGTTCAAGATCCCGCAAAAGATCTGGATCGCCGACAGCATCCCCAAGACGGCCACCGGCAAGAtccagcgccgcaacgTGGCCGCCGCCTTCCTCTCCGCGTAG
- a CDS encoding 1-alkyl-2-acetylglycerophosphocholine esterase (COG:I; EggNog:ENOG503NYIQ): MKLPEYTGPFKVGVVDLEVSVRKPRNFIPGYLDPAIVNKLARGKKKVKHRRAHKILKKMHTEGGVPTIDAEEEEDDEGVPKGRDKEREYLEENGLQLRNATLHFRTVLMAIYYPCTELKESAYKKYPRSTWLGRPIFKTCGSAFKYMGQYGWWAQLFFPALVTMSRAKLPARVCPPIGDPAKVSPDIGSGLPQAAANAVATQTFPLVIFSSHGFVVVAIEHRDGSGLGSYVWTGVDSVLNSSGAKMSPRRRHNLREAFLRGASESVVNLALHKDDKLNRDAANENEKPALDPLRDYSKVPYLPFENVGLAPFSAEQGEKEMALRRAQLAMRAAEIQEAMYIMKRINAGDSEWLASKHTRSLGSALCGPDRFIRSRKRLGIEHCDEFFAQWKGKLDIQFPTLAGHSFGGATVFEFLRREQSDFQYGIILDPWMDPVRDPQTDESVRKKLTKPVYVINSEGFTMWREQYNKLIRVMIDGIISNPAHRGWLMTLCGSNHGDFSDLPFLLPRIFGSELTARETMTTFTTVVMHQIKLLREQKHLFDVRDGLVADDLGVYKDLVKIGGLHLNSDPDGPRVSDRLLYRIQAKIVKARLHRGETKSIFWELKGWKKQAEKDPKTRAYRKHQRVIAHEIKREARAERARNRARRSSVGVSEAGSENLAEIEQRLWDIETDQGSGDETDEEGAVDPVYIDPLDDHNHEDYNIWDGTMLDSDARMVYENWHAKVHVNKHNRRPHSLLTFALWYLGIREGLAKAGHLLVHTM; the protein is encoded by the exons ATGAAGCTCCCTGAGTATACAGGGCCGTTCAAGGTCGGCGTTGTCGACCTTGAAGTGTCCGTGCGAAAGCCACGCAATTTTATACCTGGCTACCTCGACCCTGCCATCGTCAACAAACTCGCCCGGGGCAAAAAGAAGGTCAAGCACCGTCGCGCGCATAAAATTTTAAAAAAGATGCATACAGaaggcggcgtgccgacgatCGATGCagaagaggaagaggacgacgagggcgtGCCCAAGGGGCGcgacaaggagcgcgagtACCTCGAAGAAAACGGGCtccagctgcgcaacgcGACGCTGCACTTTCGCACCGTGCTCATGGCGATCTACTATCCCTGCACGGAGCTGAAAGAGAGCGCATACAAAAAATACCCGCGGTCCACATGGCTTGGACGACCCATCTTCAAGACGTGCGGCTCGGCATTCAAGTACATGGGCCAGTACGGTTGGTGGGCGCAGCTCTTTTTTCCGGCGCTGGTTACCATGAGCCGCGCTAAGCTCCCGGCGCGTGTGTGCCCTCCGATCGGGGACCCCGCCAAGGTCTCGCCGGACATTGGCAGCGGCCTTCCTCAGGCGGCCGCCAACGCGGTCGCGACACAGACTTTTCCGCTGGTCATCTTTT CATCGCACGGGTTTGTAGTCGTCGCGAtcgagcaccgcgacgGCTCGGGTCTCGGCAGTTATGTCTGGACCGGCGTCGACTCGGTGCTGaactcgagcggcgcaaagaTGAGCCCCAGGCGCCGCCATAACCTACGTGAGGCATTTTTACGTGGCGCGTCTGAGTCGGTCGTCAACCTTGCGCTCCACAAGGACGACAAACTGAACCGGGATGCGGCCAATGAGAACGAGAAACCGGCGCTGGACCCGCTGCGCGACTACAGCAAAGTGCCCTATCTGCCCTTTGAAAACGTCGGTCTAGCCCCGTTTTCTGCCGAACAGGGCGAGAAGGAGatggcgctgcggcgcgcgcagctcgcaatgcgtgccgccgagaTCCAAGAGGCGATGTATATCATGAAGCGCATCAATGCCGGCGACAGCGAATGGCTTGCGTCGAAGCACACACGCAGCctcggctcggcgctctGCGGTCCTGACCGCTTTATCCGTTCGCGCAAGCGGCTAGGTATTGAGCACTGCGACGAGTTCTTTGCACAGTGGAAAGGCAAGCTCGACATCCAGTTCCCGACACTCGCCGGCCACAGTTTTGGCGGCGCGACCGTGTTCGAGTTtctgcggcgcgagcagaGTGACTTCCAATACGGCATCATCCTCGACCCGTGGATGGACCCAGTGCGCGATCCCCAGACTGATGAGAGCGTGCGCAAGAAGCTCACCAAGCCCGTCTACGTGATCAACTCGGAGGGCTTTACTATGTGGCGAGAGCAATACAATAAGCTGATTCGTGTAATGATTGACGGCATTATTTCCAACCCCGCACACCGTGGCTGGCTCATGACGCTCTGTGGCTCGAACCACGGCGATTTTAGCGACCTACCCTTTCTGCTGCCCCGCATCTTTGGCTCGGAGCTTACCGCGCGCGAGACCATGACGACCTTTACGACGGTGGTGATGCACCAGATCAagctgctgcgtgagcaaAAGCACCTGTTtgacgtgcgcgacgggCTCGTTGCGgacgacctcggcgtgTACAAAGACCTGGTCAAGATCGGCGGCCTGCACCTCAACTCAGATCCCGACGGACCGCGCGTGTCGGACCGCCTCCTGTACCGCATCCAGGCGAAGATTGTCAAGGCGCGTCTGCACCGCGGCGAGACCAAGTCGATTTTCTGGGAGCTCAAGGGCTGGAAGAAGCAGGCCGAGAAAGATCCCAAGACGCGCGCCTACCGCAAGCACCAGCGCGTCATTGCGCATGAGATCAAGCGtgaggcgcgtgcggagcgtgcgcgcaaccgtgcgcgccgcagctcggtcGGCGTGTCCGAGGCGGGCTCGGAGAATTTGGCCGAgatcgagcagcgcctgtgGGACATCGAGACCGACCAGGGCTCGGGCGATGAGACCGATGAAGAAGGGGCTGTGGACCCCGTCTATATCGATCCTCTCGATGACCACAACCACGAGGATTATAACATATGGGACGGCACGAtgctcgactcggacgcACGCATGGTCTACGAGAACTGGCACGCCAAGGTCCATGTCAACAAGCACAACCGGCGTCCCCATTCGCTGCTCACGTTTGCGCTATGGTACCTCGGTATCCGCGAGGGTCTTGCGAAAGCGGGCCACCTTCTCGTCCATACTATGTAG
- a CDS encoding uncharacterized protein (EggNog:ENOG503P7E1) — protein sequence MASGGGSSRRVLRSLDHMWMGTNNKFMRKLRPTYAQAPIPFVPPKDRIAFWNIVPGDVVKLRTGTVGRDEQDRQIRGEGIVTSVDRTTNRLWLRDISEENKRAPKNIKHVIPRLVDPEAGPEKGFSGNISSVPRPVHYSKVMLKVPNTDTYASRIERSKPFFDKRKNMFCWKRFAVVKATTEEAVRSGRALERVEVPWPKLPERRRPFNASHADAQLVQEETFRPWVPEDPVLLPMHKPRTTPANEAIAAEKYEQWEARVARKRAEHNASSAAPLGAKSYEGFAPKETIRPPPVAQPPRVSELVHAEEERLADFVHNPEAEEHVANGGQLFAASDYLDIAPQVGPAAGGDWSALGTTPTNGERDAAGRLAHAPSKREVDAMPIELLMAKDLANERGLKWRMRRYKQKKEERAAEAAEQEKEHKSLMRELDALRM from the coding sequence ATGGCGTCTGGAGGCGgctcgagccgccgcgtgctgcggTCGCTCGACCACATGTGGATGGGAACGAACAACAAGTTCATGCGTAAGCTGCGGCCAACCTATGCCCAAGCGCCGATTCCGTTTGTTCCGCCCAAGGACCGCATTGCCTTTTGGAACATTGTGCCCGGCGACGTGGTCAagctgcgcaccggcacggtgggccgcgacgagcaggaccGCCAGATTCGCGGCGAGGGAATCGTCACGTCGGTCGACCGCACGACGAACCGCCTGTGGCTGCGCGATATCAGCGAGGAAAacaagcgcgcgccgaagAATATTAAGCACGTCATTCCACGTCTCGTGGACCCCGAGGCAGGCCCGGAAAAGGGCTTCTCGGGCAATATCTCGTCGGTGCCGCGCCCGGTACACTACTCCAAGGTGATGCTCAAGGTGCCGAACACGGACACGTatgcgtcgcgcatcgagcggtCGAAGCCGTTCTTTGACAAGCGCAAGAACATGTTTTGCTGGAAGCGCTTTGCGGTCGTCAAGGCGACCACGGAAGAAGCCGTGCGCtccggccgcgcgctcgagcgcgtcgaggtgccgTGGCCCAAGCTGccggagcggcggcggccgttCAATGCGAgccacgccgacgcgcagctcgtccaggAAGAAACTTTCCGGCCGTGGGTGCCCGAGGACCCCGTGCTACTGCCTATGCACAAGCCGCGTACAACGCCTGCGAACGAGGCGATTGCTGCTGAGAAGTACGAGCAGTGGGAGGCGCGGGTGGCGCGaaagcgcgccgagcacaatgcgtcgagcgccgcgcctctcGGCGCCAAGTCCTACGAGGGCTTTGCGCCGAAAGAGACCAtccgcccgccgccggtTGCGCAGCCCCCGCGCGTGTCCGAGCTGGTGCACgcggaggaggagcgcctcgcagACTTTGTGCACAACCCCGAGGCGGaggagcacgtcgccaACGGCGGCCAGCTCTTTGCCGCGTCGGACTACCTCGACATTGCGCCGCAGGTCGGCCCGGCCGCGGGCGGTGACTggagcgcgctcggcaccacgccgacgaacggcgagcgcgacgctgcgggccgcctcgcgcacgcgccgagcaagCGCGAGGTGGATGCAATGCCGATCGAGCTGCTCATGGCCAAGGACCTCGCAAACGAGCGTGGCCTCAAgtggcgcatgcgccgctaCAAGCAAAAGAaggaggagcgtgccgcagaggcggccgagcaaGAAAAGGAGCACAAGTCGCTCATGCGTGAGCTGGATGCGCTCCGTATGTAA
- a CDS encoding uncharacterized protein (EggNog:ENOG503NVMB; COG:S) → MEGNEFSQFRAPEGTYVCTDWSNPIVNRNATQHGGNALASNAPGIHLTLSAPRTAGCTEPPRTSAVSLRAPNTRARLDHDTPGFPLDPALAAQGLDANPADIAEIGAEGEPAQEHGAHFAGLHRAMGTLSARPNRPKTSLKGSNSVFIMRANVHTDLGKILGQRTESVTITVVTASKSLVWFANIGGKIREPLARVTFSSTPTCHDINQFTRCGERLDVVVGFAHGDILWVDPVTMRYNRINKGGALNGSIVRQVRWLPRSENLFLTAHADGAIIVFDREREDATNCAHLPEPPTDWDPRESMFVSRPPEGMAEEQAANGWRMSKPKEVPWSSLNPVSYWCVSRKAVTDIAFSPDSTQAAITSDDGLLRIVDVDSETLVRSFSSYFGGFNCVCWSPDGRLLLTGGQDDLLTLWAPHEGRIIARAQGHKSFITAIAFDPWHGRGSEDAYRLVSVGEDCCLALWDFSPAALQRPKAYTRNTATIRGDRTSFPSASQGRSTVHIPAPARAEVATIEPTTLAPIPGTMLSSVRVAPSGFLLLHYDGQLDWLARPKPNHVPLATDLDAAQLATSDGDESFEAKSPTRGISRAFGLGLPSLRRKASQSMNGTVAS, encoded by the exons ATGGAGGGGAACGAGTTCAGCCAGTTTCGCGCGCCGGAGGGCACCTATGTCTGTACAGATTGGTCAAATCCCATCGTGAATCGCAATGCGACGCAGCACGGCGGAAACGCCCTCGCGTCCAATGCGCCGGGCATCCATCTAACACTGTCTGCCccgcgcaccgccggatgcaccgagccgccgcgcacgagcgccgtgtcgctgcgcgcgcccaACACGCGCGCACGGCTCGATCATGATACTCCAGGCTTCCCGCTGGAtcctgcgctcgccgcacaGGGCCTCGATGCGAATCCCGCTGACATCGCCGAGATCGGCGCGGAGGGCGAGCCGGCCCAGGAACACGGCGCACATTTTGCCGGACTGCACCGTGCCATGGGCACGCTGTCGGCGCGCCCCAACCGCCCCAAGACTAGCCTGAAGGGATCCAACAGCGTGTTTATTATGCGCGCCAACGTCCACACGGACCTCGGCAAGAtcctcgggcagcgcacAGAATCGGTGACCATTACCGTGGTCACCGCGAGCAAGTCGCTTGTGTGGTTCGCTAATATTGGTGGCAAGATccgcgagccgctcgcgcgagtGACCTTTTCGAGCACACCGACGTGCCACGACATCAACCAATtcacgcgctgcggcgagcgtctggACGTCGTCGTGGGCTTTGCGCACGGCGATATCTTGTGGGTCGATCCGGTGACGATGCGCTACAACCGCATCAACAAGGGTGGTGCGCTGAACGGGTCGATCGTGCGCCAGGTGCGCTGGCTGCCCCGCAGCGAGAACCTCTTCTTgacggcgcacgccgacggcgccaTCATTGTCTTTgatcgcgagcgcgaggacgcgACCAACTGCGCGCACCTGCCTGAGCCGCCGACTGACTGGGACCCTCGCGAGTCGATGTTTGTCTCGCGCCCGCCGGAAGGCATGGCCGAAGAGCAGGCGGCGAACGGCTGGCGTATGTCGAAGCCAAAAGAGGTGCCGTGGTCCTCGCTGAACCCCGTGAGCTACTggtgcgtgtcgcgcaAGGCCGTGACCGACATTGCCTTTTCGCCGGATAGCACCCAGGCCGCGATCACCTCCGACGACGGCCTGCTTCGCATTGTGGACGTGGACTCGGAAAC GCTGGTCCGCTCCTTTTCGTCGTACTTTGGCGGATTTAACTGCGTGTGCTGGTCGCCCGATggccgcctgctgctgACCGGCGGCCAGGACGACCTGCTGACGCTctgggcgccgcacgaAGGCCGCATCATTGCGCGCGCCCAGGGCCACAAGTCGTTTATCACGGCAATAGCCTTTGACCCGtggcacggccgcggcagcgAGGACGCCTACCGCCTCGTGTccgtcggcgaggactGCTGCCTGGCGCTGTGGGACTTTTCTCcagcggcgctgcagcgtcCCAAGGCGTACACACGGAATACGGCTACGATCCGTGGCGACCGCACCTCCTTCCCCAGCGCATCCCAAGGTCGCTCGACCGTCCACAtccctgcgcctgcgcgtgccgaggtcgcGACGATCGAGCCGACGACCCTGGCTCCTATCCCCGGCACGATGCTGAGCAGtgtgcgtgtcgcgccgagcggatTCCTGCTCCTGCACTACGACGGCCAACTCGATTggctcgcgcggccgaAGCCCAACCATGTTCCGCTCGCGACGGACCtggatgcggcgcagctggcCACTTCTGACGGCGACGAATCGTTCGAGGCCAAGAGCCCGACGCGTGGGATCTCGCGCGCGtttggcctcggcctgccgaGTCTGCGCAGGAAGGCGAGTCAATCGATGAATGGCACGGTAGCATCGTAG
- a CDS encoding uncharacterized protein (TransMembrane:1 (o325-347i); EggNog:ENOG503PM36), whose product MPGSPTGSPRMVELISRLASLGRMDQIDDEFCAAQDVPSGDVPDWADRPLRHEMGIREEYSDMSGRRVQLREWIEWSIGRSAPRPLGDSSSPGMSRSRSLPTRLNKGDASSETRRGAGSLQENTAWTSSVARPYTDDVVEHMRTWPVDALQHNTPPPGPSRVRSELPPSYSDSTVSPPAMSPTAMGRIYRSVRVWLSSETVELASPPVPVRRRRRNRVSSATSTSSRDRTLYAISEESSENDEDELAFDMYITSLEHMLTSLHGRRIDDLSPSHKEAIRAKLEQGLDKFPKTDHPRIEPPPRRSRETLELPGANAIGLPGLSHDMVITLLINLVVTMMRIILVLTAFSFRTLGIEHETPSPPADPRRRRMRAPPPPPSTPTWNEREYPALAMLLTNWSMLTEPMEALIRAPAEAQNAPRAIAAPPPEGPLEDRLVGTAQAFARAVKRSPLPTQLYTLGQMVLAAARHVEARFGLWRNASHLFLQCTANLIHYIKIHNLHVHGVRALFTMIESFFAAIRAYQAEAPPSPA is encoded by the coding sequence ATGCCGGGCTCGCCTACGGGGTCGCCGCGCATGGTTGAGCTGATCTCCCGActtgcgtcgctcggcaggaTGGACCAGATTGACGACGAATTTTGCGCCGCTCAGGACGTGCCGAGCGGTGACGTGCCCGACTGGGCCGaccggccgctgcgccatgAAATGGGCATCCGTGAAGAGTACAGCGATATGAGTGGGCGAAGAGtccagctgcgcgagtggATTGAATGGAGCATAGGACGGAGTGCGCCACGGCCACTGGGcgactcgtcgtcgcccggcaTGTCCCGCAGCCGCTCCCTCCCTACACGTCTCAACAAAGGTGACGCATCCTCCGAGACACGGCGGGGGGCGGGTTCATTGCAGGAGAACACTGCGTGGACCTCGTCGGTTGCTAGGCCGTACACGGACGATGTCGTCGAGCATATGCGGACCTGGCCTGTGGACGCCCTGCAGCACAATACCCCGCCGCCTGGGCCGAGCCGCGTGCGTTCAGAGCTGCCGCCCTCGTATTCCGACTCTACGGTATCGCCACCAGCCatgtcgccgacggccatgGGCCGCATCTaccgctcggtgcgcgtaTGGCTCTCGTCGGAAACAGTCGAACTTGCGTCGCCGCCagtgccggtgcgccggcggcgccggaaCCGTGtatcgagcgcgacgagcacctcgagccGCGACCGCACGCTGTATGCAATCAGCGAGGAAAGCAGCGAAAacgacgaagacgagctGGCTTTTGATATGTACATTACCTCGTTGGAGCACATGCTCACTTCGCTGCATGGACGCCGGATCGACGACCTCTCGCCGTCGCACAAAGAGGCCATCCGCGCAaagctcgagcagggccTCGACAAGTTTCCCAAGACGGACCACCCCCGCATCGAGCCTCCGCCCCGGCGCAGCCGAGAGACGCTGGAGCTCCCAGGCGCGAACGCCATCGGCCTGCCGGGCCTCTCGCATGATATGGTCATTACGCTTTTAATCAATTTGGTTGTGACGATGATGCGCATCATCCTCGTCCTTACGGCTTTTTCTTTTCGCACCCTGGGCATTGAACATGAAACTCCCTCTCCCCCGGCCgacccgcgccgccgccgcatgcgcgcgccgccgccgccgccttcGACCCCCACGTGGAACGAGCGCGAGTACCCCGCGTTGGCCATGCTCCTGACCAACTGGAGCATGCTCACCGAGCCGATGGAGGCGCTCATACGCGCCCCAGCCGAGGCCCAGAACGCCCCTCGCGCGAttgccgcgccgccaccCGAAGGCCCGCTCGAGGACCGCTTGGTCGGCACGGCCCAGGCGTTTGCGCGCGCAGTGAAGCGCTCGCCCCTCCCCACGCAGCTCTACACGCTCGGACAGATGGTCCTTGCGGCTGCCCGCCATGTGGAAGCACGCTTCGGCCTGTGGCGCAATGCCTCGCATCTTTTTTTGCAATGCACCGCCAATTTGATTCACTACATCAAAATTCACAACCTACATGTGCACGGTGTGCGTGCTCTATTTACCATGATCGAGTCGTTCTTCGCCGCGATCCGCGCCTACCAAGCCGAAGCGCCACCCAGCCCCGCGTAG
- a CDS encoding uncharacterized protein (EggNog:ENOG503P6Z4; COG:S), with the protein MLLKALGVRASLGAAAPVRFASTAAFRPVPAPRGSVDTPKAFLEAISKTRRNLAENSTCVSALGEDWEAMFRLTSEKLKGEGVSPQHRKYILWSLEKFRQGEDPKEFAYDIKKKKKVRGWGPRVQKGIRVRGMLRPGERRA; encoded by the exons ATGCTTCTcaaagcgctcggcgtgcgtgcgtcgctgGGTGCGGCTGCCCCAGTGCGCTTtgcctcgacggcggcctTCCGCCCTGTTCCTGCACCTCGGG GTTCCGTCGATACCCCCAAAGCCttcctcgaggcgatcTCGAAAACCCGCCGCAACCTCGCGGAGAACTCGACGTgcgtctcggcgctggGTGAGGACTGGGAGGCGATGTTCCGCCTCACCTCGGAAAAGCTCAAGGGCGAGGGCGTCTCGCCGCAGCACCGCAAGTACATTCTGTGGTCGCTCGAAAAGTTCCGCCAGGGCGAGGACCCCAAGGAGTTTGCGTACGATAtcaagaagaagaagaaaGTGCGTGGCTGGGGTCCCCGCGTCCAGAAGGGCAtccgcgtgcgcggcatgcTGCGCcctggcgagcgccgtgcttAA
- a CDS encoding ATP-dependent NAD(P)H-hydrate dehydratase (EggNog:ENOG503NUFF; COG:G; BUSCO:EOG09263Y3L), whose protein sequence is MTQRNVLQQVKAIIPPLLPEFHKGQAGRVGILGGCREYTGAPFYASVSSMRLGCDMSFTLCAPDAAPALKTYSPDLIVQPVLDTSKSRDEVREELRGIFGRLHSLVVGPGLGRDPQLQDLARIAIEEARAAELYLVVDADGLWLVQNNPKTVQGYKRAVLTPNVVEFGRLCDAMKIDRADPMQTAQRLSEALGGVTILEKGGVDRIASPHEVLVSDVQGGLKRCGGQGDLLSGMLGTFLAWAQRYTERGLHEVPADRLPLVAAYGASVVTRTTSHTGFARLGRSMLTQDLLNDIGHAYEHLFEA, encoded by the exons ATGACGCAACGTAACGTGCTCCAACAGGTGAAGGCGATCATCCCGCCACTCTTGCCCGAGTTCCACAAGGGCCAGGCGGGCCGCGTCGGGATCCTCGGTGGCTGCCGCGAGTacaccggcgcgccgttcTACGCGTCCGTGTCGAGCATGCGCCTCGGCTGCGACATGTCCTTTACGCTCTgtgcgccggacgccgcCCCGGCACTCAAGACCTACTCGCCGGACCTGATCGTGCAACCCGTCCTGGACACGAGCAAGAGCCgggacgaggtgcgcgaggagctgcgtggcATCTTTGGGCGGCTCCATAGCCTGGTTGTCGGCCCCGGACTCGGCAGGGATCCCCAGCTGCAGGACctggcgcgcatcgcgatcgaggaggcgcgcgccgccgagctgtACCTTGTTGTCGACGCCGATGGCCTCTGGCTCGTGCAGAACAACCCCAAGACGGTGCAGGGATAcaagcgcgccgtcctTACGCCGAACGTCGTCGAGTTTGGGCGCCTGTGCGACGCCATG AAAATCGACCGTGCGGACCCGATGCAgaccgcgcagcgcctgagcgaggcgctgggcggcgtgACGATCCTCGAAAAAGGGGGCGTCGACCGCATTGCGTCGCCACACGAGGTGCTCGTGTCCGACGTGCAAGGCGGCCTGAAGCGCTGTGGCGGCCAGGGCGATCTGCTCAGTGGCATGCTCGGGACCTTTCTTGCGTGGGCGCAGCGGTACAcggagcgcggcctgcacgAGGTGCCGGCCGACCGCCTCCCCCTTGTcgcggcgtacggcgcATCGGTCGTGACGCGCACCACGTCGCACACCGGCTTTGCACGCCTGGGTCGCAGCATGCTCACGCAGGACCTGCTGAACGATATCGGCCACGCGTATGAACA CCTCTTTGAAGCGTGA